CCCAGAGCTCCCGGAGGGGCCAGCATTCTTTGGGTTAGGTCCCTGCAGGTGCACAGCAGGGCTCAGGGTCCCATCGTTCAGCCAGAGGCCCGATCTCGCAGTGGACGGATGCAGAGCCCGGAACCCAGGCTTCCTCTCCCACCTGTCTTCTCTTTTTGGTGGCAGCAGCTCCACTTGTCCCCACGGAAGACGCCAGGGTGGTAGGAGCCCAGCAGTCCGGTGTTGTTGATGCTCACCTTCCGCAGCGCAGACAGCCACTGGTTAAGCTCATTCACACACTGCAGGGGACACGGAGGGGGAGGCCTGTTCAGacgtcacctcctccaggaagccctcctaaCCCGGAGCTCCTGTACCACGCCAGACGCCATGTTCCCCACCATACCAACCCAGCAGCTTTGAGTGAATTAGGAGAAGCTGCCCTTCCTCCAGTGGAACATGACCCATGCCCGGGCGCATGGCCTGGagagcaggtgcagtggctcactcctataatcccagtggctcactcctataatgccatcatggctggctaatttcttttttttagagatggggtcttgctacattggccaggctgttctcaaactcctggcttccagtgatcctcccacctcagcctcccaaagtgctgggactacagctgggattatagggggccgaggtgggaggatcgcttgagcccaggaattcaagaccagcctgggcaacacagcaagacttcatcctCTCCTCTCCCACCTGTCTTGTCTTTTTGGTGGCAGCAGCTCCACTTGTCCCCACGGAAGGCACCGGGATGGTAGGAGCCCAGGAGGCTGGTGTGGGCTGGATTTCAGCCGCCGCTGGCCCCTTGGCCATGCTCGTAGGTATTCCAGAACCcgccaaatatatttggtggccCTGATATCACTACTTTTCCCAGTGGCTCTGGACCCTGACACAAAAGGGAACTCCTAGAGGGAAGGGCACAGAGGGACAGGTCTGTGACTTCCTCCCCACAGGCCAGGACGGTCAAGCCCGGAAGAAACCAACCCCCCTCCAGCTGCAGGCTTCCTACTTGTCCCACATGTCCCTGCCCTAGATACACATCTGGGTCACCCTCCTACAAGGTCCCTGCTCGAATGCCACCCGTCAGAAGTCCTCCCTGACCACCCTTTAATTAATttactaattaatttatttattttgagatggagtcttgctctgtcaccaggctggagtgcagtggctcaatctcagctcactgcaacctccacctcccaggttcgagtgattctcctgcctcagccccccaagtagctgggactacaggcacacgccaccacgcccagctaatttttgtattctcccTGACCACTCTTAATAGGACAGACCGCTCCCTGCTATACCCCACTCTgttccctcccttgctcccttagTCCCTTCTGGTTCCCTTCAAGTCACTAtcacaatttgcttttttttttttttttttaagagacagggtctcactctgtagcccaggctggagtgcagtggtgtgatcatagttcactgcagcctccaactcctgggttcaggctatcttcctgcctcagcctcccaagtagctggaatcacaggtgcatgccatcatggctggctaattttttttttgtagagatggggtcttgccacattggccaggctgttctcaaactcctggcctccagtgatcctcccacctcagcctcccaaagtactgggactacaggcatgagccgacATTTGAAACATGCATTTATTGGCCCATCTTCTCCCTGGGATatcagctccatgagggcaggactcTGCCTCATCTGCCACTGTATCCCCTCACCTAGAATCATGCCTGGAACCTaggaggtgctcagtaagtattttttaagtaaatgaatgaatgagttaatgaaGGAACAGATGAGAAGGTTACTTGAGAACATGCACCCAGAGCCACACAGAGCATAATGTTTGATTATTAGGCATTGATACAGACACAGAACCACACAGGTGCCAGCTCagactttcttttttagagaaagggtcttgctctgttgccccggctagaATGCTAGGATTATCCGCGTGAACCAGTGTGCCTGGCCCCCATCTCAGTTATCTGGAAATAGTTTCCAACAAACGGGTGCAACGTGCAAATTTCACATCACGGGGATGCACCTGTCTGTGCACTGGCccacacacagacccacacacaGACCTACACATGGATGCCCAGGGAAAGACATGGGCCATGGCCTCCTGGGGGCTCAGGCCCCtggacaacacacacacacctgtcccTGACACCTCCCAGATTAGACACACCCTGCGGTGCCTGATGTAGCTGGTAGCGGGGCGAGAGGCTCAATCAACTCTTTTCTCATCCAGTCCACTCAGGCCCCTCCCACAGCACCCAGGCCACTCCCACAGAGCTCAGGCGACTCCCATAGCACCCAGGCCATTCCCACAGCATCCAGGGCACTCCCACAGCACCCAGGCCACTCCCATAGAGCTCAGGCCACTCCCACAGGGCTCATGCCACTCCCAAAGTACCCAGGCCACTCCCACAGCACCCAAGCCACTCCCACAGTGTTCAGGCCACTCCCACAGCACCTGCTCCCCTCCCCGCACCTTGCACTGCAGGTAGGCAGTCTGGGGCCTGCCGGCGTCGTCCGTGTAGATGACCTGCACGACGTGCGAGCTGCCAAAGCTCTTTTCCTCAACCTTTTCTGCTGCCCGGATGTTGGTTAACTTGATGAGGGCGCTTTTctggggcaggcagggaggaggaggaggctcagGGACCTAGCCAGGGGCATTCCATTccccatctctgggcctcagtctccccttcTGCAGCACCAGGGGTAGGCGTGGGAGACCCAGAGTGACCTCAGCCAGGGCAGAGCACAGACTGATGGTGACCAAGTGCCCAGCAACTGGGAGAGGAGGACCTGGCCTCTCTGGGGGGCACTCCCAGAAGGCCTCGGAGGTGTGAGCTTTGGGGTAGTGTCTGGACAGCCAGCATTCCCTGGGCTACAAAGTCAATCCAGCCGTGGCCAAGGCTTTGTGactttgcatttattaattttccCACTTGCTTTTGTAGTCCCAGTCTCTAATAGTCATATcctgaccaggcgcagtggctcacacatgtaatcccagcattttgggaggccgaggaaggcggatcacctgaggttgggagtttgagaccagcctgacaaacatggagaaactccgtgtctactaaaaatacaaaattagccgggcatggtggcgcatgcctgtaatcccagctacttgggaggctgaggcaggagaatcgcttgaacccgggaggcggaggttgcggtgagccaagatcgcaccattgcactctggcctgggcaacaaaagcgaaactgcatctcaaaaaaaaaaaaaaaaaaaaaatgggaccaGAATTAAATAATGCCCATGCAGTCAAATCTTTCAACCCTGACAAGGAAGATGTATAATAATCATctgagtgctttgggaggctggggcaggaggattgcctgaggccaggagtttgagaacagcctgggcagcatagcaagaccccatctccgcaaaaaaaaaagttaaagaaaattagctgggcttggtggcacgtgcctgtagtcccagctactcgggaggctgaggcaggaagattgcttgagcccaggagtttgaggctgcagtcagctatgatcgcaccactgcactacagcctgggtgacagagcaagaccctgtctcaaaaaataattatcatcatCTGAGGGGTCTTTGGTCGGAAGGGGCGGGCCCCTCATCTGGTGGGACCCCTGAGCTGGTTGAGAACGGGGTGGGTGATGAGCTCCTTCACCTACTCCTAGCCCGTTGTCACCTGCCCAGGGCTAGGCTGGGTACTCCTGGAAGATCATCCCCATAGCCTAAATGACTGGGGGCAGGTGTACAGCAAGCAGTCACCAGGTCCATGGAGGAAGTATGTCCTCAGCCCTTCCTGGGAGAAGAGAGCTTGCAGGAGAGGTGACCCATGACTCAGAGAGGGCTGTACAAGGTGATCTTTGAGATCCCTTCCCACACCAAGATTCCGTGCTTCTAtattcctgcctcttccaggaagcctcccctgTTTGCCCTAGCCTCCTACTCATCTAGCAGCCCAGGTGATGTACTATCTTTAATAATACCATTTGCCTAAATAGTACTACCTGCCAGGCCCTGGGTCAggacccttagggagatcatctcatttaatcctcaacgaCCTGGTAAGGTCGGATCAACTTCctccatattcatttttttttgagacggagtcttgctctgttgcccaggttggagtgcagtggcacgatctcggctcactgcaacttctgcctcccgggttcaagcgattcccgtgcctcagcctcccgagtagctgggactacaggcacccaccaccacacccggctgattttttgtatttttagtagagacggggtttctccatgttggccaggctggtctcaaactcctaacttcaagtgatccacccgccttggcctcccaaagtcctgggattacaggcgtgagccaccgtgcccggccctcctAGGTTCTGACAAGCAGTACAGATGCCACACACCTGGCTTTCTTCTCTGACCCCGGGGGTACCTCAAGTGGGCTCCAAGGAAGGGGACAGGTGCCTCTAAGGTGCCCCACTTGCCGGCCTCTCAGAGCCCCACTTGCCGGCCTCCCTCCTTACCCACCTTGAAGCTGGGCGTCTTCGCGAAGCTGAGGGCCTCGGTAGTGAGGGAGAAGTAGAGCTTCTTGAAGGAGGAGGACATGAGGGGGCCTTTGCCCTTGGTCCTGTGGATGAAGAGTGGCCCCTCCTTCACAGGTGGCGCCTGCAAACTCAGCGTCCGCTGCAGGTCCAGCTCTGCCAGGCCAGGGAGGTTGGAGAATAGAGAGCCCAGTGAATGAGGGCGggactggggggggggggggcggagcAGTGGGCGGGGCCATGGGGCTCAAGGGCTGAGCAAATCTGAACAGCAGGCAGTGGACGTAGTCATGGGGCTCAAGGGCGGAGCAAACATCAACAGCTGGTGGTGAGCGGGGTGACAGGTGGACTGAGGAAGGCATGGCCATGGGCTTGGAGGCGGGACACGCGTCAGTAGCAGGTGGCGGCGGGGCTATGGAGCTCAAGGATGGAGCAAATGTCAACAGGCACAGATGATGGGGGGTGAGGCCATGGGTCTAGGGGTGGGGCAAACGTCAAGAGCAGGCAGTGGGCAGGGTCACAGGAAGCACAAACAGTGGTGCGTGGGTCTATGGCCTGGGGGCCTGGCAAATGTCAACAGCAGGCGGTGGGTGGGGCCACGAGAGGAACAAACAGCGGTGGGTGGGGTCGTGGGGCTCAACGGTGGAGCAAACGTCAGCAGTAGGCTGTGGGCGGGTCTGTGCAGGGCGGCGCTCACCGTCCTTCTCCTCGATGTCCACGAGCTTGGTGATGAAGTCCTTCAGCTGCGCCACGCCCTGGCGCACGGTGGGCTGCAGCGGCTCCATCCAAGTCTCCTTGGCCCTGGAAGCCGGCGTGTCCATGTTGCCCACGTTCTGGACTGCCTGGAGGTGACAGCAGGAAGGACCAGGTTCTGCTAGGTTAGGGGCCTAGCCACtgcaccccctcccaccccccctcCCCAAGTCTGTGCTACTCAGCTGTAGCGATGGAGGCAGAGGCGACAGAGGCTCTGCCCACGGGCCCCCTCCAGCCCCACTAGGGATCAGGGAGGAGAGGATCATGAAGTTTGATGCCTTATGATAACTGAGACCACTTGGGCCTTCCTCTGTAGGTTTAACTGACGCTGCTGCACTGGATACCCCACCCCGGTGCCGGGCACATAGGTGCAGCCTGAGAGTAAGCAGACCCGGGTTGGAAGGTCCCGCGATTCACCACCGACAGGATGGGCGGCCTTGGCAACCCCCGACCCCTCGCAGGCCTGTTTCCTTATCCATGAGATGGAGCTCGGACAAGGTGGCCACAGGAAGGCTTTGCAAACTGTGAAGTGCAGTGCCTACGTGGGCGTGCCAGTGGCCTCGCCGGAGCCGGTAGGGAACACTCTGCAGTCCAGGCCAGGGCCCCGGTAGGACACCCAGCTGTGCATCCCGCCCGTGGCCGCAAGGCCCGCACCTTGGCCAACAGGAGCAGGGTGCGGCTGGTGCGGGCGTCCGCGTGGCGCTCCCGCAGGTGGAAGAGCTTGGGCGACATGATGGCGGGAGAGAAGAAGCGCAGGCACAGGAAGCTGGTGACGGCGATGAACGGTACATTCTGGAGGGGTGCGGAAGAGCGCGGGCTGGAGTCCCCCAGACCAGGGCTCCTGGCAGCCTCCTCCCCTTAGGCTCCGTCCCTGACCCTCGCTGGGACACAGCCTCCGTGGTCCTCCCCAGCGCTCCCTGGTTCCCCACCGCTCTTCGCCCCTCGCCCCAGCCCAGTCCAACCCGGCCCAGCCTAGCCCAGCGGGTGGAGGGCGCACCTCGTGCTGGGCGCCGGGGAAGCCTCGCGCATGCGCCGGAAGAGCTGGCGGAAGGTGGCGCGCACCACGGCGGGGCACGCGCGAACCGAGCGGCTGAGCGCGCTCAGCAGGGCCCCCAGGTGGGCGCGCAGCTCTGCGCGCTCTGCTCCAGCACCTCGGCCTCGGTCTGCGGGCGGTGCAGCCCGGAGCACCTGCGTGGAACGGGGCGGGTTGGCAGAGGAGGTCGCGGTCAGCGCCAGGGCCACGACAGGAACAGTCGCTCTCACAGCAGCCAGGACACGGACACAGGGGACAATACACGGGTGGGCAGAagcacaaacacacatgctgacAGGGCCTGATCCCAACCCGCTGCCGCTGCGCCCCGCATCCCCCCCGGAGTTACCCCCGGCCTCACCCTACATCCTTAACTTCCACTTTGCTGGGGTCCAGCTCCACGTACTTCTTCTCCTCAAACACCTTGTTGATGATGGGGCCCAGGACGCCGTGCAGGTACTGCATCCCGGCCACCTGGGGACCACCGCAGGTCACATTGATCCTGTCTCCCCCAGTCCCACTCCAGCTGCCCACCTTCTCCCGGCAGCCGCCCTTGCACCGTTTGCCTGCCGTATCCGCCCAGGAGGGGGCCAGGTACACATGCAGGGCAAACTGTttattcatgaatgaatgaatgaatgagtgagtgaatgaatgactagAATTCTTAgcccttgtaatcctagcactttgggaggccaaggcaggaggatcacttgaggccaggagtttgagaccagcctgggcaacatagtgagactgtctctaacttaaattttaatcacacacacattcttttgGGGTGGGGTGCAGGGCACGGAGTCTAGCATggggcccaggctagagtgcagtggcgtgagctcactacaacctctggctcctggttcaagtgagtctcctgcctcagcctccccagtagctgggattacaggtgcccaccaccatgccaggctaatttttgtatttttagtagagatggggttttgccatgttggccaggctggtctcgaactcctgaccttaagtgatccgcccgcctcagcctcccaaagtgctggaattacaggcatgagctactatgcccagccacATTCTTAACCTTAAAGGGCTCTGAATATGGAGATAGAACACTGGAGTCGAAGTCCCAGCCCCCTCTGTCGCTCTCTCTGAAGCTCAGTGTTGTCATTTGCAAGATGAGGACAATATAGCATGCAACCTCACCTTCAGAAAAGACTCCATGGACTTTGAGGCCAGAGAGTTGCTCCGGAACAGGGTGTTGGTCTTTTGTTACTTGGTCATAAGTAAGcgttttccttttgatttggtTCTAGGAGGTTAGTGTGCATTGGCGTTCTGTTCCCTGCTTCCAgcccctattctcctgcctcaggttcatTAGAAAAGACTGAGTTtggggccgggcagggtggctcacacctgtaatcccagtactttgggaggccaaggtgggcagatcacgaggtcaagggatcgagaccatcctggccaacatggtgaaaccctatctctactaaaaatacaaaaattatctgggcatggtggcacgtgcctgtagtcccagctactcaggaggctgaggcaggagaattacttgaacttgggaggcagaggttgcagtgagctgagttcgcagtcactgcactccagcctggctacagagtgagattccatctcaaaaaaaaaaaaaaaagaatgagtttggcccctttttgtctttctctcatcctccttgcctttcaccatgttatgatgcagcaagaagccCCTCACCAGATACTAGTGccatgaccttggacttcccagcctccagaactgtgagaaaataaatttctgttctatgTAAATTAcatagtctgtggtactttgttatagcagcacaaaacaaacaagacaaCAAGCAACAATCAtgtgaacagaaagaaaaatgggcataACAAATGAACCATGTTTTTGTCCAAATTAGGTTCACAAGTCCTTATCTGCACCATCCAGACTCAAACACCTTAAGATTTTGGTAGTTCATTTGGTAGCAAAAACTGACCTTAATTGCCATGAGGATATTTAGAGTCTTCTTATATTCCACTTAGCTGATTATTCACACATATCACAGCAAAAGCATGAACATGTCTGATTACCAGTTCCTGTCCAGATCCTGTGATAAGGGCTTACAGAGTATACAGGACATACATGGTATAACTTTTCTGAAATCTTAGATTGAATTCCAAAGCACATCTGGACTTAAGGGATTgtggatatatgcatatatacacatatatgtatacatatacacatatgcatatatacacatatatgtatacatatacacatatgcatatatacacatatatgtatacatatacacatatgcatatatatacatatacatatgcacacatatacgtatatgtatacatatacatatgcatatatatacatatatgtatacctatacatatgcatatatacatatatgtatacctatacatatgcatatatacatatatgtatacctatacatatgcatatatatacatatatgtatacatatatacatatatacacacacatagtgtatatacatatacaatacactatgtgtgtgtatatatgtacacatatatatactatgtgtgtgtatatacatatatatactatgtgtgtgtatatatacatatatatactatgtgtgtgtatatatacatatatatactatgtgtgtgtatatatacatatatatactatgtgtgtgtatatatacatatatatactatgtgtgtgtatatatacatatatatactatgtgtgtgtatatatacatatatatactatgtgtgtgtatatatacatatatatactatgtgtgtgtatatatacatatatatactatgtgtgtgtatatatacatatatatactatgtgtgtgtatatatacatatatatactatgtgtgtgtatatatatacatatatactatatgtgtgtgtatatatatacatatatatactatatatgtgtgtgtgtatatatatatatattttttttttctttttttttttttgagacagagtcccgccctgtagcccaggctggagtgcagtggcgctatgtcggctcagtgcaagctccgcctccctggttcacgccattctcctgcctcagcctcccgagtagctgggactacaggcgcacgccgccactcctggctaattttttgttttagtggagacggggtttcatcgtattagccaggatggtgtcgatctcgtGACCCCTTGAttcgtccgcctcggcctcccaaagtgctgggattgcaggtatgagccaccgtgcccggcaggaTTTATATTTTAAGGAGGCAGGGGAGTTATTCTCCATGGGAGGAAATAAGCTGTGAGCTGCCTTGCGCTTTGGCATGTTTCTCTATCATACAGATAAGAAGCTAGTTCAGTCAAGTGTATGCAGATTTGCGGATGGAAAAACTGGTGCTCCCAGGAGGAGGGGAGCAGATTGAGGAATTACTGACACCTTCTAGGGGCGACCAGCCAGATGTGCAGGTGAAGCACAAGACAGGTTCTCTTCATGCCTCCACTATACTGGCCTCGACCAAACTGCAGAGGGAAAAACTCAGGTGAGAGTGAGAAAGCACAGTCACTTTCAGTTAGGTTTGTAGCGGTGTGATCGTCACTTAGCACTCATTTATTCGTGTATTCATACATTTATGCATGTTTCTTTCACAGATCAAACTGTTGAGGGTCCACAAACAGGCTGAAGACCTCGTCTGGagggagactgcagtgaacccaAGATCTTTCAAATAAGCGCATCGACATAACAAGATTTAGAAAAGAATAAGCACGGTGCTGTGAGAGCAGCTAGCGGGGGCTGGACTGGGTCCCCGCGGCCAGGCTTCCAAGTCGAGCTACCGTTTGGGTGGGACCAGAAGACGGGCTAGTCGGCGCCCCAGGATCCCTCCCTGAGGACAAACAGAAGGCCGGGTCCTCCCTTCTCCCGCTTGTCCTTCGGCATTCGCGGGACCCGCATGCTAGACCAGCTGGCCGGACGGCTCGCTAGGACCCGCGGGTGCGGCTGGCCCCTGCCATTTCCGCTTCCTGCCGTGGGGCGGGGTTTCCGGTTGTCGGAGGCAAGGCTTGTCGGCTGTCAAAGGGGCGGCCCGGCCCGGAAGCTACAGCAGCGGCGCGGAGACTGCGGGGCGGGCCATGGCGGCGAACCTGAGCCGGAACGGGCCAGCGCTGCAGGAGGCCTACGTGCGGGTGGTCACCGAGAAGTCCCCGACCGACTGGTGGGCGGCGAGACGGGCCAGGGTCGGGCCAGGGGCTGCCTCAGGGGTGGGTCTGTCTGGGGCGAGCGGGGGACTCGGGGGGAGcgggagcgggagcgggagcGCGAGCGCGGAGCGGCGCCCAGGCAGGTGGCCTGGGGCTTACCTGTCTGCCCCTCCACAGCGCAGCAGGAGTGCTGTCTCACCCTCGTGACCCCTTGCCCCGCCGATCGTGGACAGGTTAAACCCGGCTTGGGGGGACCCAGTGAGTCCCCGCCCCTCCCCCTGTCGCTCGCCACCCACTGTGGGCTCCGCGGGCTTCCATGTTGGATCCTCGGCCTGGTCGTGCTTGCTAGCTTCGCCAGGTTCTTCTTTCCAGTCCTGGGACTTGCCTGGAGAAGGGGGTCCTGCACAGCCCTCTCTGAGAAGGCGGAAGCCACGCCCGTTTTTTTGCAAACGCTGTGTTCGGGGATGGGCATTTGAGAGCGGCCTGGCAGCCGGGCTGTGAATGTGAGCCCTGCCCTGGGGGCTTCAGACGAGGAGCTCAGGGATCTGGGTTCTTGGCTGTCTGTGAACGTGGACTTCAGAACTTTCGTTTCTCCA
This genomic interval from Gorilla gorilla gorilla isolate KB3781 chromosome 6, NHGRI_mGorGor1-v2.1_pri, whole genome shotgun sequence contains the following:
- the LOC115932795 gene encoding ras GTPase-activating protein 4-like, translating into MSPKLFHLRERHADARTSRTLLLLAKAVQNVGNMDTPASRAKETWMEPLQPTVRQGVAQLKDFITKLVDIEEKDELDLQRTLSLQAPPVKEGPLFIHRTKGKGPLMSSSFKKLYFSLTTEALSFAKTPSFKKSALIKLTNIRAAEKVEEKSFGSSHVVQVIYTDDAGRPQTAYLQCKCVNELNQWLSALRKVSINNTGLLGSYHPGVFRGDKWSCCHQKEKTGQGCDKIWSRVTLQEWNDPLDHDLEAQLIYRHLLGVESMLWERHRELSGGAEAGTVPTSPGKVPEDSLARLLRVLQDLREAHSSSPAGSPPSEPNCLLELQT
- the LOC129523857 gene encoding ras GTPase-activating protein 4-like, yielding MNKQFALHVYLAPSWADTAGKRCKGGCREKVGSWSGTGGDRINVTCGGPQVAGMQYLHGVLGPIINKVFEEKKYVELDPSKVEVKDVGCSGLHRPQTEAEVLEQSAQSCAPTWGPC